From a region of the Paracoccus sp. TOH genome:
- a CDS encoding ABC transporter permease, producing MSATTATPAPAKKGDFSLGRILLQGRAFFALILIIAVFSFLSPNYFTLSNFLIMSSQVAIYGILSVGMLLVILNGGIDLSVGSILALCGVVAGAMMQGVELDWAGVILYPPVWAVVVLTVTVGAAVGALNGVLISIFKVPPFVATLGVMYVARGVALLMTNGLTYNNLRGNPDLGNTGFSWLGFNRIAGIPISVIVLATVAVLAGLMLSRSAFGRWLYASGGNERAAELSGVPTRRVKIAVYTISGALAAIAGLVLSSQLTSAGPTAGTTYELTAIAAVVIGGAALTGGRGTVRGTMLGAFVIGFLSAGLVIIGVSSYWQTVFTGAVIVLAVLMNSIQYGRGTRKG from the coding sequence ATGTCTGCCACGACCGCAACCCCGGCTCCGGCCAAGAAGGGCGACTTCAGCCTGGGCCGCATCCTGCTTCAGGGCCGGGCCTTCTTCGCGCTGATCCTCATCATCGCGGTGTTCTCGTTCCTGTCGCCCAATTATTTCACCCTGTCGAACTTCCTGATCATGTCCAGCCAGGTCGCCATCTACGGCATCCTGTCGGTCGGCATGCTGCTGGTGATCCTGAACGGCGGCATCGACCTGTCGGTCGGCTCGATCCTGGCGCTGTGCGGCGTGGTCGCCGGCGCGATGATGCAGGGGGTCGAGCTGGACTGGGCCGGGGTGATCCTTTACCCGCCGGTCTGGGCGGTGGTGGTGCTGACCGTCACCGTGGGCGCGGCGGTGGGGGCGCTGAACGGGGTGCTGATCTCGATCTTCAAGGTGCCGCCCTTCGTCGCCACGCTGGGGGTGATGTATGTCGCGCGCGGCGTCGCCCTGCTGATGACCAACGGGCTGACCTACAACAACCTGCGCGGCAATCCGGACCTCGGCAATACCGGCTTCAGCTGGCTGGGCTTCAACCGCATCGCCGGCATCCCGATCTCGGTCATCGTGCTGGCGACCGTCGCCGTGCTGGCGGGGCTGATGCTGTCGCGCTCGGCCTTCGGGCGCTGGCTCTATGCCTCGGGCGGCAACGAGCGCGCGGCCGAACTGTCGGGCGTGCCGACCCGGCGCGTCAAGATCGCCGTCTACACCATCTCGGGCGCCCTGGCGGCGATTGCCGGGCTGGTGCTCAGCTCGCAGCTGACCTCGGCCGGGCCGACCGCCGGCACCACCTATGAGCTGACCGCCATCGCGGCGGTGGTGATCGGCGGCGCTGCCCTGACCGGCGGGCGCGGCACGGTGCGCGGCACCATGCTGGGCGCCTTCGTCATCGGCTTCCTGTCGGCGGGCCTCGTCATCATCGGCGTCAGCTCCTACTGGCAGACCGTGTTCACCGGCGCGGTGATCGTGCTCGCCGTGCTGATGAACTCGATCCAATACGGGCGCGGCACCCGCAAGGGCTGA
- a CDS encoding D-ribose ABC transporter substrate-binding protein — MFKMTRRALLAAAASIPLMAAAASAEGLITIIVNDPANPYWFTEGEVAKKTAEELGYTANVAAHRGDTNTESTLIDTAITNKSVAIILDPANADGSVGAVQKAVAANIPVILVNAEINQEGLAKAQLVSNNAQGAALGAQAWVETVGDKGKYVELFGAPSDNNAQTRSNGFETVLSQYPDLQKVGQEVANWDRTQGYQKMQSLLQANPDINGVISGNDEMALGAIAALKEAGKLDAVKVGGFDGSPDAVEAVKAGELQYTVLQPVAIFSAEAVKQADAVIKTGKTGVDTEKQLFDCFLITKDNADKYTAPFVLEQ; from the coding sequence ATGTTCAAAATGACCCGCCGCGCGCTGCTTGCCGCCGCTGCCTCGATTCCGCTGATGGCGGCTGCGGCATCGGCCGAGGGGCTGATCACCATCATCGTCAACGACCCCGCGAACCCCTATTGGTTCACCGAGGGCGAGGTCGCCAAGAAAACCGCCGAGGAGCTGGGCTATACCGCCAACGTGGCCGCGCATCGCGGCGACACCAACACCGAAAGCACGCTGATCGACACCGCGATCACCAACAAGTCGGTGGCGATCATCCTGGACCCGGCCAATGCCGACGGCTCGGTCGGTGCGGTGCAGAAGGCCGTGGCCGCGAACATCCCGGTGATCCTGGTCAATGCCGAGATCAACCAGGAAGGGCTGGCCAAGGCGCAGCTCGTCTCGAACAACGCGCAGGGCGCGGCTCTGGGCGCCCAGGCCTGGGTCGAGACCGTGGGCGACAAGGGCAAATATGTGGAACTGTTCGGCGCGCCCTCGGACAACAACGCCCAGACCCGCTCGAACGGCTTCGAGACCGTACTGAGCCAGTATCCCGACCTGCAGAAGGTGGGCCAGGAGGTCGCGAACTGGGACCGCACCCAAGGCTATCAGAAAATGCAGTCGCTGTTGCAGGCGAATCCGGACATCAACGGCGTGATCTCGGGCAATGACGAGATGGCGCTGGGGGCCATCGCCGCGCTGAAGGAAGCCGGCAAGCTGGACGCGGTGAAGGTCGGCGGTTTCGACGGCTCGCCCGACGCGGTCGAGGCGGTCAAGGCCGGCGAGCTGCAATACACCGTGCTGCAGCCGGTGGCGATCTTCTCGGCCGAGGCGGTCAAGCAGGCCGATGCCGTCATCAAGACCGGCAAGACCGGGGTGGATACCGAAAAGCAGCTCTTCGACTGCTTCCTGATCACCAAGGACAACGCGGACAAATACACCGCCCCCTTCGTACTGGAACAATAA
- a CDS encoding FGGY-family carbohydrate kinase produces the protein MPLLLGIDNGLTVTKAVIFDETGRVLAVARRRVPQLMPRPRHVERDMDLLWTQTAAAIAEAVAACGRPAGAIAAVAATAHGDGVYVLDGDAHPLGHGILSLDSRAGAVVAGWQADGTAERALLRTGQTPHASAPSALLAWMRDHEPERFARIAHVLACKDWLRFCLTGRIATDLTEASTSFTDVATQRYAPDILPLFGLQPLAGTLPSILPPGAVAGHVTPEAAAATGLVAGTPVAAGLHDVTASALGAGGHTPGTVAIVAGTYSINETISAVPRVDPRWFCRNGLEPGEWNAMSISPASAANYDWFLDTLCGAERRAAEAESRAFHAEIIPEIEAAMARPSTALFHPFLFGSPLGPTASAGFFGLRGWQDRGDLLRAVIEGIAFNHRIHVDALREGFQPTEARLTGGISRSPLFAQLFADALGMPVSTSDTDEAAAWGAALCAGAAVGLYQSPRHDPRDMAALIRCHRPEPGRSAALAQRYALFTDLTLALAPLWPRIEALAPNEG, from the coding sequence ATGCCCCTGCTGCTTGGCATCGACAACGGACTGACCGTCACCAAGGCGGTGATCTTCGACGAAACCGGGCGGGTGCTGGCCGTGGCGCGGCGGCGCGTGCCGCAACTGATGCCGCGCCCGCGCCATGTCGAACGCGACATGGACCTGCTCTGGACCCAGACCGCCGCCGCCATCGCCGAGGCGGTCGCCGCCTGCGGCCGGCCGGCCGGCGCCATCGCCGCCGTGGCGGCGACGGCGCATGGCGACGGCGTCTATGTGCTGGACGGCGACGCCCACCCGCTGGGCCATGGCATCCTGTCGCTGGACAGCCGCGCCGGCGCGGTTGTCGCCGGTTGGCAGGCCGATGGCACCGCCGAACGCGCGCTGCTGCGGACCGGGCAGACGCCGCATGCCTCGGCCCCCTCGGCGCTGCTGGCCTGGATGCGCGACCACGAGCCCGAACGGTTTGCCCGCATCGCGCATGTGCTGGCCTGCAAGGACTGGCTGCGCTTTTGCCTGACCGGCCGCATCGCCACCGACCTGACCGAGGCCAGCACCTCCTTCACCGATGTCGCGACCCAGCGCTACGCGCCCGACATCCTGCCGCTGTTCGGGCTTCAGCCGCTGGCCGGGACGCTGCCGTCGATCCTGCCGCCCGGCGCCGTCGCCGGCCATGTCACCCCCGAGGCCGCCGCGGCGACCGGCCTTGTCGCCGGCACGCCCGTCGCTGCCGGTCTGCACGACGTCACCGCCTCGGCGCTTGGCGCCGGCGGCCACACGCCCGGCACCGTCGCCATCGTCGCCGGCACCTATTCGATCAACGAGACCATCTCGGCCGTGCCCAGGGTCGATCCGCGCTGGTTCTGCCGCAACGGGCTGGAGCCCGGCGAGTGGAACGCCATGTCGATCTCGCCCGCATCGGCAGCGAATTACGACTGGTTCCTCGACACGCTCTGCGGGGCCGAGCGCCGCGCGGCCGAGGCCGAGAGCCGCGCCTTCCACGCCGAAATCATCCCCGAGATCGAGGCCGCCATGGCCCGTCCCTCGACCGCGCTTTTCCATCCGTTCCTGTTCGGCTCACCGCTGGGCCCCACGGCCAGCGCCGGCTTCTTCGGGCTGCGCGGCTGGCAGGATCGCGGCGACCTGCTGCGCGCGGTGATCGAGGGCATCGCCTTCAACCACCGCATCCATGTCGATGCCCTGCGCGAGGGGTTTCAGCCGACCGAGGCTCGACTGACCGGAGGAATATCCCGCAGTCCCTTGTTCGCACAGCTTTTTGCCGATGCTTTGGGAATGCCGGTCAGCACCTCGGACACCGACGAGGCCGCCGCCTGGGGCGCGGCGCTTTGCGCCGGCGCGGCGGTCGGGCTTTACCAGAGCCCGCGCCACGATCCGCGCGACATGGCGGCGCTGATCCGCTGCCATCGTCCCGAACCCGGGCGCAGCGCCGCGCTGGCCCAGCGTTATGCGCTGTTCACCGACCTGACCCTGGCCCTCGCCCCGCTCTGGCCGCGGATCGAGGCGCTGGCCCCGAACGAAGGCTAG
- a CDS encoding glycerol-3-phosphate dehydrogenase/oxidase: protein MTQDIDVLILGAGVNGAGLFRDLCEQGVTCVIADKGDFGGGTSAAPSRLIHGGIKYLETGELRLVAQSTLERNLLLKNAPHLVRPLPTVIPIFSWLRGIPAALRTLFGSTTAPRSRGAVLMKIGLAMYDFYGRRHRVMPRHQLWSRARALREIPPLTPRIVAAGQYYDATVTQPERLVWELIADGLRANPASRALNHTAIVGTDGDAVTLGTSQGPLALRPRIVVNAGGPWIDRINARLGAPSTLIGGTKGSHILLDHPGLLAALKGRMIYFEADDGRICLVFDYLGRALVGSTDIRADDPDEVACEDAEIDYFIAALQGLLPGLQFDRGQIVYAYSGIRPLPASDGTAPGLISRDHSAPVAEPGGARRWPIISLVGGKWTTFRGFAEEVADTVLARLGRARRIGTQALPIGGGRDLPRVPAARQGWIARVAAATGARPGRAALLLDRYGSTAGPILTAEGPAPELLQDAPEYSLAEFDWLIRHESVVHLADLVMRRSAIAVTGRLSGRDLDAIAGRCAAALGWDSIRQAAELAQTEALLTRRHRLRLLAEAGPSPPPRAGLACADGPE from the coding sequence ATGACCCAAGACATCGACGTGCTGATCCTGGGCGCCGGGGTGAACGGCGCCGGGCTGTTTCGCGATCTGTGCGAACAGGGCGTGACCTGCGTGATCGCGGACAAGGGCGATTTCGGCGGCGGCACCTCGGCAGCGCCGTCGCGGCTGATCCATGGCGGCATCAAATACCTGGAAACCGGCGAATTGCGGCTGGTCGCGCAATCGACGCTGGAGCGCAACCTGCTCTTGAAGAACGCTCCGCATCTGGTGCGGCCGCTGCCGACGGTGATCCCGATCTTTTCCTGGCTCCGGGGCATTCCCGCCGCCTTGCGCACGCTTTTCGGCTCGACCACCGCGCCCCGCAGCCGCGGCGCGGTGCTGATGAAGATCGGCCTGGCCATGTATGATTTCTACGGCCGCCGCCACCGGGTCATGCCGCGCCATCAACTGTGGTCGCGGGCGCGGGCGCTGCGCGAGATCCCGCCGCTGACCCCGCGCATCGTCGCCGCCGGGCAATATTACGACGCCACGGTGACCCAGCCCGAGCGGCTGGTCTGGGAACTGATCGCCGACGGGCTGCGCGCCAACCCGGCCAGCCGTGCGCTGAACCACACGGCCATTGTCGGCACGGACGGCGACGCCGTGACGCTCGGCACGTCCCAGGGCCCGCTGGCCCTGCGCCCGCGCATCGTCGTCAATGCCGGCGGCCCCTGGATCGACCGGATCAACGCCCGGCTCGGCGCGCCCTCGACGCTGATCGGCGGCACCAAGGGCTCGCATATCCTGCTGGACCACCCCGGGCTGCTGGCGGCGCTGAAGGGCCGGATGATCTATTTCGAGGCCGATGACGGCCGCATCTGCCTGGTCTTCGACTATCTGGGCCGGGCGCTGGTCGGCTCGACCGACATCCGCGCCGACGACCCGGACGAGGTCGCCTGCGAGGATGCCGAGATCGACTATTTCATCGCCGCGTTGCAGGGCCTGCTGCCGGGCCTGCAGTTCGATCGCGGCCAGATCGTCTATGCCTATTCCGGCATCCGTCCCCTGCCCGCCTCGGACGGCACCGCGCCGGGGCTGATCAGCCGCGACCATTCCGCCCCGGTGGCCGAGCCCGGGGGCGCGCGGCGCTGGCCGATCATCTCGCTGGTGGGCGGCAAATGGACCACCTTTCGCGGCTTTGCCGAAGAGGTCGCCGATACGGTGCTGGCCCGGCTTGGCCGGGCGCGGCGGATCGGCACGCAGGCGCTGCCCATCGGCGGCGGCCGCGACCTGCCGCGGGTTCCGGCGGCGCGACAGGGCTGGATCGCCCGCGTCGCCGCCGCCACCGGCGCCCGTCCCGGGCGCGCCGCGCTGCTGCTGGATCGCTACGGCAGCACCGCCGGACCGATCCTGACCGCCGAAGGGCCGGCGCCGGAATTGCTGCAGGACGCGCCGGAATACAGCCTGGCCGAGTTCGACTGGCTGATCCGGCACGAAAGCGTGGTTCACCTGGCCGATCTGGTCATGCGCCGCAGCGCCATCGCCGTCACCGGGCGGCTGTCCGGGCGCGACCTGGACGCCATCGCCGGTCGATGCGCCGCCGCGCTTGGCTGGGACAGCATCCGGCAGGCGGCGGAACTGGCGCAAACCGAAGCGCTGCTGACCCGGCGGCACCGTCTCCGACTGCTGGCCGAGGCCGGGCCTTCCCCGCCGCCGCGTGCCGGGCTAGCTTGCGCGGATGGGCCAGAATGA
- a CDS encoding DUF4186 domain-containing protein, whose protein sequence is MGQNEDIFARLERSRFRSHFHLGAKERAYADAKGRATIARHARELIAARLAPEQPRNDGKQTPMRGHPVFVAQHATACCCRACLAKWHGIPAGRALSAEEQSRIAALLMRWIDREMGYRPPDRSPAGPAG, encoded by the coding sequence ATGGGCCAGAATGAAGATATCTTCGCGCGGCTCGAGCGGTCGCGGTTTCGCAGCCACTTCCATCTGGGCGCCAAGGAGCGCGCCTATGCCGATGCCAAGGGGCGCGCGACCATCGCCCGCCATGCCCGCGAGCTGATCGCGGCCCGACTGGCGCCCGAACAGCCGCGCAACGACGGCAAGCAGACGCCGATGCGCGGCCATCCGGTCTTTGTCGCCCAGCACGCCACGGCCTGCTGCTGCCGGGCTTGCCTGGCGAAATGGCACGGCATCCCGGCCGGTCGGGCGCTGAGCGCCGAGGAACAATCCCGCATCGCCGCGCTGCTGATGCGCTGGATCGACCGCGAGATGGGCTACCGGCCGCCGGACCGGAGCCCGGCCGGACCGGCGGGATAG
- a CDS encoding bestrophin family protein encodes MILHSQPNLRDILFTVQGSIVPAIIGRLAVIGAVSVIAVLAANVHPGIFARISAIPFTLIGIALSVFMSFRNGTCYARWWEGRQLWGQVIVACRGLARASADLDAAERRDLLVPACGFAAGLAARLRRQDEGAAIAAWCPGAETARHPNPTDAVLQQLGRHLLALAAAGRIGEIRYSVLEGYLAQLSAAQAACERIVTTPVPFAYSLLLHRTALVFCVTLPFALAGSLGWWTLLPVLLVAYTFFGLDALGHQLEDPFGTAPNALPLDALTRTVEREMLAALEAQDLPEPVPVRGHVLS; translated from the coding sequence ATGATCCTGCATTCCCAGCCCAATCTTCGCGACATCCTGTTCACCGTGCAGGGCTCGATCGTGCCGGCCATCATCGGGCGGCTGGCGGTGATCGGCGCGGTCAGCGTCATCGCGGTGCTGGCGGCCAATGTGCATCCCGGCATCTTCGCCCGCATCAGCGCCATCCCCTTCACGCTGATCGGCATCGCGCTGTCGGTGTTCATGAGCTTTCGCAACGGCACCTGCTATGCCCGCTGGTGGGAGGGGCGGCAACTCTGGGGCCAGGTGATCGTCGCCTGCCGCGGGCTGGCGCGCGCCAGCGCCGATCTGGATGCGGCCGAGCGGCGCGACCTGCTGGTCCCGGCCTGCGGTTTTGCCGCCGGACTGGCGGCGCGGTTGCGGCGCCAGGACGAGGGCGCGGCCATCGCCGCCTGGTGTCCCGGGGCCGAAACCGCCCGCCATCCCAACCCGACCGATGCGGTGCTGCAGCAGCTGGGCCGGCACCTGCTGGCGCTGGCCGCCGCCGGCCGGATCGGCGAGATCCGCTATTCGGTGCTCGAGGGCTATCTGGCGCAGCTTTCGGCGGCGCAGGCGGCCTGCGAGCGTATCGTCACCACGCCGGTGCCCTTTGCCTATTCGCTGCTCTTGCACCGCACGGCGCTGGTCTTTTGCGTGACGCTGCCCTTTGCGCTGGCCGGGTCGCTGGGGTGGTGGACGCTGCTGCCGGTGTTGCTGGTGGCCTATACCTTCTTCGGGCTCGACGCGCTTGGCCACCAGCTCGAGGATCCGTTCGGCACCGCGCCGAACGCCCTGCCGCTCGACGCGCTCACGCGCACGGTCGAGCGCGAGATGCTGGCCGCGCTCGAGGCGCAGGATCTTCCCGAGCCCGTCCCGGTCCGCGGCCATGTGCTGAGCTGA
- a CDS encoding nitrilase-related carbon-nitrogen hydrolase: MKLALWQAAPTNGRIDEVFSAICRQLQAASAAGAAILVLPELILPGYNRPDLHAALAQTLDGEWIGRLRAMARAAGCGLCLGWAEREGGAVYNAATAIGADGAILAHYRKVQLYGAMERAGFARGAALAPVFALDGRPAALLICYDIEFAGHAAALAEAGARLLLVPTANPLGFEHVPRALVPARAHESDAVVAYANYAGTEGGLRFGGLSVIAGPDGQPLATAGAQGEALLVVDLAAADAVPAEGRPVRGEYRPARIAGPPVGSKP; the protein is encoded by the coding sequence GTGAAGCTTGCACTCTGGCAAGCGGCGCCGACAAATGGCCGGATCGACGAGGTTTTTTCGGCGATCTGTCGGCAGTTGCAGGCCGCCTCGGCGGCGGGCGCGGCGATTCTGGTCCTGCCCGAGCTGATCCTGCCCGGCTACAACCGTCCCGACCTGCACGCCGCGCTGGCCCAGACGCTGGACGGGGAATGGATCGGCCGGCTGCGGGCGATGGCGCGCGCGGCGGGCTGCGGCCTGTGCCTCGGCTGGGCCGAACGCGAGGGGGGCGCGGTCTACAACGCCGCCACTGCCATCGGCGCGGATGGCGCGATCCTGGCGCATTACCGCAAGGTCCAGCTTTACGGCGCGATGGAGCGGGCGGGCTTTGCGCGCGGCGCCGCGCTGGCGCCGGTCTTTGCCCTGGACGGCCGGCCGGCGGCGCTGCTGATCTGCTACGATATCGAATTCGCCGGCCATGCCGCGGCGCTGGCGGAAGCGGGTGCCCGGCTGCTGCTGGTGCCGACCGCCAATCCCCTGGGATTCGAGCATGTGCCGCGGGCGCTGGTGCCGGCCCGCGCCCATGAAAGCGACGCGGTGGTGGCCTATGCGAATTACGCCGGGACCGAGGGCGGCCTGCGCTTCGGCGGCCTTTCGGTCATCGCCGGGCCCGACGGGCAGCCGCTGGCCACGGCCGGCGCGCAGGGCGAGGCGCTGCTGGTCGTCGATCTGGCCGCCGCCGATGCCGTCCCTGCCGAGGGCCGGCCGGTGCGGGGGGAATACCGCCCGGCCCGGATTGCCGGCCCCCCGGTTGGGTCGAAACCGTGA
- a CDS encoding NAD(P)/FAD-dependent oxidoreductase, giving the protein MSDSRPVTAFGPVFPFAYDDWLRHPAGLGTIPPERLGTEVAVIGAGAAGIIAGHELMKLGLRPILYESARFGGRLRSEIFEGTEDIVAELGGMRFPVSSTGFYHYVDLVGLDSAPFPNPLTPAAGSTVIDLEGETHFARTLDDLPRLYHEVAAAYRAALNEHADFAALQQAVRERDVPGLKRLWDPLVAQWDERTFYDFVASSRAFQALSFRHREVFGQVGFGTGGWDSDFPNSMLEILRVNLLELDDNQHFILGGVETVLHRLWRQPAVCAHWPAGTTLAGLNGGATLGRACRIARRGGGFTVTDQWGNARDYAAVLATCQSHLLTTSVAVEEALFDQKLWMALDRTRYMQAAKSFVMVDRPFWKDIDPATGRPILSMTLTDRLTRGSYFFDNGPDRPAVICLSYSWMTDALKVLPLAPEKRIALALDALEKVYPGVDIRSHIRGNPICVSWESDENFLGAFKGALPGHYRYNHRMYGHFMQADMPPEQRGIFLAGDGISWTPAWVEGAVQTALNAVWGVMAHLGGACHAENPGPGDLWPAIGPVALPD; this is encoded by the coding sequence ATGAGCGATAGCAGGCCGGTCACCGCCTTCGGCCCCGTCTTCCCCTTTGCCTATGACGACTGGCTGCGCCACCCGGCCGGGCTGGGCACCATCCCGCCCGAGCGCCTGGGCACCGAGGTCGCGGTCATCGGCGCCGGCGCCGCCGGCATCATCGCCGGGCATGAACTGATGAAGCTGGGCCTGCGACCGATCCTTTATGAATCGGCCCGCTTCGGCGGCCGGCTGCGTTCCGAGATCTTCGAGGGCACCGAGGACATCGTCGCGGAACTGGGCGGCATGCGCTTCCCGGTCTCCTCGACCGGTTTTTACCATTACGTCGATCTGGTCGGGCTCGACAGCGCCCCGTTTCCCAATCCGCTGACCCCGGCCGCCGGCTCGACCGTCATCGACCTGGAGGGCGAGACGCATTTCGCCCGCACCCTGGACGACCTGCCCCGGCTTTACCACGAGGTCGCGGCCGCCTATCGCGCCGCGCTCAATGAACATGCCGATTTCGCCGCGCTCCAGCAGGCGGTGCGCGAGCGCGACGTGCCGGGCCTCAAGCGGCTTTGGGATCCGCTGGTCGCGCAATGGGACGAACGGACCTTCTACGATTTCGTCGCCTCGTCGCGGGCCTTCCAGGCGCTGAGCTTCCGCCACCGCGAGGTCTTCGGCCAGGTCGGTTTCGGCACCGGCGGCTGGGACAGCGACTTCCCGAACTCGATGCTGGAGATCCTGCGCGTCAACCTGCTGGAACTCGACGACAACCAGCACTTCATCCTAGGCGGGGTCGAGACCGTGCTGCATCGGCTGTGGCGCCAGCCGGCGGTCTGCGCGCATTGGCCGGCGGGTACCACCCTGGCGGGCCTGAACGGCGGCGCGACGCTGGGGCGGGCCTGCCGCATCGCACGCCGGGGCGGCGGCTTCACCGTGACCGACCAATGGGGCAATGCCCGCGACTATGCCGCGGTGCTGGCGACCTGCCAGAGCCATCTGCTGACCACCTCGGTCGCGGTCGAGGAGGCGCTTTTCGACCAGAAGCTGTGGATGGCGCTGGACCGCACCCGCTATATGCAGGCGGCGAAAAGTTTCGTAATGGTGGACCGGCCGTTCTGGAAGGACATCGACCCGGCGACCGGCCGGCCGATCCTGTCGATGACCCTGACCGACCGGCTGACCCGAGGCAGCTATTTCTTCGACAACGGCCCCGACCGGCCGGCGGTGATCTGCCTGAGCTATTCCTGGATGACCGACGCGCTGAAGGTGCTGCCGCTGGCCCCGGAAAAGCGCATCGCGCTGGCGCTGGACGCGCTCGAGAAGGTCTATCCGGGCGTGGACATCCGCAGCCATATCCGCGGCAACCCGATCTGCGTCAGCTGGGAAAGCGACGAGAATTTCCTGGGCGCCTTCAAGGGGGCGCTGCCCGGCCATTATCGCTATAACCATCGCATGTACGGGCATTTCATGCAGGCCGACATGCCGCCCGAGCAGCGGGGCATCTTCCTGGCCGGCGACGGCATCAGCTGGACCCCGGCCTGGGTCGAGGGCGCGGTGCAGACCGCGCTCAATGCCGTCTGGGGGGTGATGGCGCATCTGGGCGGCGCCTGCCATGCCGAGAATCCGGGGCCGGGCGACCTGTGGCCGGCCATCGGCCCGGTCGCCCTGCCGGACTAG